GCAACCAGTGAAGAGCAGAGCACAAAGCATCTCACATGGACACCGAAGGACAGGGCGTAGGCACCTCAGAAATGTccgagctggggcaggggcaggagggtggcGGACGGCAGCCACCAGCAAGGCTCAGAAATTGCTGAAAATCTCTCGCTTCTTGTTCCAGTCCATCTGCGGAGCTCTCTTCTTCACCCGCTTGGCCCGCACCTTCTCCTTGGCCTCGGCAGCCGTTGGGCTCAGGGTCAGCCCGCTCTCCTCAAACGGGTCTTTCTTCTCCGCGTCTCCATCCTGcgtggagaagggagaaaagactTCAGCCCATGGCAGCATCCTCCCCACCGCCACGAGCACAGCCACGGTGTCCTGCAGCGTTTCACCCCACGCAGCCCCAGGAGAGGCATTTCCTCCAGCGCGCACGATAAGCTAACACGcaggggtgggggtttttttggagcaGAAGGTCCAAGTCCCTCCCCTGTGCCGTGCCTGTGGCTTCACTGGCGGCGGCAGCACCCGTGTAGCCACAGAGTTAATCACTACATTgcattttgtggggtttttttccctgcctgaaGAATGCGTGGCTGCCACGGCTGGAagtggaaaagcagaaacacagaagctGCTGCCAGAGGGGAAACAAGCTGCTCCGCTCGTCTgctgggaaaatgaaaaataagcctCTGGTGTAGGCAGAAAGCAGGGATGAGGGAGCAAGCTGGGTGAGCCTCGGGGCTCGCAGGGAGGGGTTCGCCTGCCCGGGCACCCGTTTGCTCCCAGAGCACCCGTGGCTAACCGAGGCGGGGATGGGGGTGCGTGGGAGGACAGCAGCGGCTGTCTGCGTGCCCAGCTGGCCATGCCCAGCACAGCCGCCAGTCGAGGGACTATTTGCTTTAGGAACTGTATTGAAAACAGCATCTTTCCATCTGCTTAATATAAGTACTTCTataataagaaaattaactttcctttctgaagtCACTGCCGCCGCGGCAATGTGCCCTCAAGCCAGAAACCCCAGGTGCCCCTCCACTAACCCTGACCCTCTTGTTCCTGCAGAAGGTGAAGGACGGCCACCACGTCCTCAGGCTCCAGTTAACGGCCTGGCCAAAATGCTTTTACTCCATTGCATCCCTGCTAGGGACAGACCCCACACCAGGTCTCCGAGCCCCTCAAACCGCACAGGTCTGGGAAGCATCGTCCCTGCCAGGACTCGGTTCATCAGAGCTGGTTTCAGCGGGCAGCATGCTCCGTAGCAAGCACGATCTAAAGCTTCGGCTTCATCGATCACATCTGTACTGAGGCTTTGCCAGGTCTTGGTGCCGGGCAGGGTGGAGGTGCCCGAGGAGACCAGCTCGGGGAGAAGCGGCTGGACCccagagctgtgctctgcaagCACCACGCTCGTGTCAATAGTGGGCAAACATACAGAATCAAGACCTTCAGttttaaggaaacattttaaagcctGCCTACTCACATTGCTGCCCTACCATGCACACGAAACTCCAAAATGAAGATTTCACAAACCCTAGTCATTTCACTGATAACCACGGGCAGGTCCACCAACGCTGCAAGATGACGACTCCAGCTTTGCTCTGGCTTACGAATGCAAACTGAACCGGGTGGTGGCTTGCATGAGCACGCCAGGCTACGAGCTGGGGGACAGAGCTGCAggcaacccccctgccatgccCCAGGGACTGGTTTCTAGTGCAGAGGTGGGACAGCGATCTCTGAAACAGCCCAAAGGTGACTCCACGGGAGGAACCGCTGCGCTCGGGCACCGGGACACAGCCCGGTTTTCCAAAGGCAGCAGCCATTGGATCAGGACATGTATTATTTAATGCTCAGAGAGAAACGGAGATGCCAGACTGCAGGTGTTTTGGCCACAGCTCTCAGACACAGCTGGAGTTTGAGATGTTTTAGAGGCTCGGGGTGCTCAGAAGAGGCTGCCTGAGCACTTGCTGCCATCAGGCAGGGGACAGCACAAGCACGGAGAACCAGCAGAGACCCCACAGAGCACCTGCACGGGGGCATTCCTCTCCTTTCAGCAGAGCctcatgctaaagataaatTTTTGAGCACTTTAGAAATCCCCTacttattaggaaaaaaacctgctaaatTAATGACTCTGAGAGAATACCAATCTATGCCTTGTGTGTACTTTTGGTCGCTCATTCACCCTGCAGAGCGAGGTCTACCTCTTCTCCGGCCCTTCGCTGCGGCTTTCAGCCAGGCTCCACCAGAgaaacagccccagccctgcaagcaGCCCTGCGGGTCACCAAATCCACGCTCCTCCCATCCTGAGCAGCTCCTTTAAACACtgtgataaattcactgtgcTCCAAGCTAAAAGcaatttggctttttttaattttagcctGCCTTGTTCCTGTTAGCAGCACCTGAACCTCAccactcctctcctcctgccctcccgccTTCCCAGCCTCGCCTCCTGCCCTGTAGCTCCTCAGTATAATTACACTTAAGATCCAAAACTCTTGTAGACATCCTATCATCTTACACCTCCTTTCAAACTATTCGAGCACGAGTCACTGCCCAGCAAAGCACCAATTACCTTGCTGCCGTTACCCCTTGACGTTCTCTGCTCGGTTTGGGGCAGTGCCACCTCCTCCCCGAGGCCGCGATGCCCGAAGGGACAAGCACATGTCGAGTCCTCCCAGAGCCAGGGGCTCACCCAGGGAATGGAACACGCATCCATCCGCACCCTTGCAAAACTCATCCGTTAATAGGggacatctgctgctgctggcagaggccGTGCAACCCCCACAAGCTTTTCTGTCGCCCGGACAAAGAGGGGAAAGAATTTGCAGCCTGGAGATGGCCCGTGGAGCTAGCAGCTTGCTGGCAGGGGACAGACACGGTCAAGTAACCCAAACCTCACGCAGTCTCCTTAAACTCTATTTAGCCAAACCCATCTGAAGGCAGAAGCGAAGGGAGGCAGAACCTGATAGGATTTAATTCGCGTTTGAATGCTGCTGCCCCTCTCAGATGCCGGTTTGCAGGGGGCAGTTTGCAGATGCTCATCTTTGGATGCACGAGTCTGTGACAGCAGCTTGTGCTGCTACAGCACACGTCACCCCGAGGGTCCCGAGCCCTTGACCAGCCACTTGAAGGAGTTATCCCAGAAACACAGACACTTCCACGctggagccaggagctgctgacaGCTCACGGCTCCATTTCATGCACATCTACAGTGCAAGGGATGGAAGAAAACTCTGTATTTTGCTTGCTGGATAGATACAAGTGTACCTAAGTCTGCgagacaaaactgaaaatgcattgAAAGGCATTGTTACACAGTACGATAAGGCAAGTATGTACCTACAATAGGATGTGAAAGGGAGGGGGaatctttggggtttttacCTCCGATTCCTTCCCGGGACTTTGAAGGTCGCTGTGAGATGAAGATGTGGATCCTCCATTCAGCTAGcggaaattaaaatgttagtCCAGTTTGCACTAAgacagaattagaaaaaaaattaaaagctaggCAGAAAAACGCTCCAGCCTGCTGGGGACAGACATCCCAGCCGCCGCGCCAGGCAGAGAGCAATGCCTGGCTCGTCCAGGGACAGGAACAGAGCCCCGAGGGAAGGGTCCTGCCGAAGGGaccatgcacacacatgcacatacatgcacacgCGGGAGCTCCCTGGGATTTTCCGGCAGAGCCGCTGCTCTCCAGCATCCCCCATGCCAGGCAGAGCACGTCCCCGTCCCGCCAGCCGCTCACCTCCTCTGTCACTGGGAGCAGTGATTAAATGGGGCTGAAACCAGCCTTGTTCAACCCCTAAATTAAAGCTGGAGCAGGAAGCAATTAAAATCAGCCAGCAGCAGTTAAGCTGAGCTAAATGAGCCTTGGGGACATTACGAGCaatcctctctgctctgcaggctggcGAGTCACCCTGACAGGCTCACGGGTCACAGGTGGGAGGCAAGGAAAGCCGGCATGCCAGGGGCCTGGCCTCTCGCCCCCGATCCCTCTTGATCACACCAACACCTTTCCCTAAACTGAGCTAACCCAGGATGCTGCCCAGCCACCCCGGCCGTCGGGGCATCCTGGAGCAGGCAGTACTCACCTGAGTCTGTGCGGATCCGTTTGTCATGGGCTGAGGTACCACACCTATAGACcacataaagaaaatacacGGTACGTACGCTCAGCTGGGATTGCTGGCCTCAGGTCCCAGGCAAGCACCCCTCAGCATCGCCCACCCGCCCATCCCCAGCCTGCCTTCTCCCTTGCCCACCCCACCAGCTCAGTGTGTCTTGTCTCTTGACTTTGTCCTGCGCTTCTTCCGAGCCCGTGCAAAAGCCTGTCCATCCCCCTTGTGCCCTCCTGGAACCAAATTCTTTCCAATTCCCCTGACTTCACTTGATTTCACCCTGTTTTCATCAGAAGAAAACACCTTCCAGGAAGGGAACCGAGTAACTTCCTTCTATGAGCACTAAATTCAGCAcgctccctttttttttttttgactgttaagtattttttcttcagaaactgtTTAAACAGAAATCTTAAAAACCAAGCCAGTGTTCTTTGCCGAAATCAGCATCTTGTTGGTGTCACAACAGCGTGGGGCAAACAACCCGCTCCCCAGGTACCCTGGCATTTTTTTTGCTCACTTCCAACAATTTGCACTAATAATATTCCACACGATGGCAAATTTTATGCAGATAAGCTGCCAGTCAGCACGATCAAGTCATTGCTAAAGGCATTACCACGTCTCCTCTGTCCCAGGCTAAGAGATGTGTTAATTGTGACAGGATTAATAACTGAATTATGTCGAGCATGAATGCTTCTCAGGGCAAAGCCCTCATTCAGTGCATCGCTCCAGCAGACAATGACGTGGATGCACATCGCTGTGTAACTCCAAATCCAGTGAAGCGAGAGCAGCGCGTGGTGCCAAACGCGGCTTGGAACTGCAGAAACCCCGGACAGGTAATTGCACAGCTCCAGAGCCATCGTCTCCCTGCACCACGTAGGGACGCGGCTGGGCCTTCCAAAGGACTGATTTGGGGCTGCGTCAGTGCGAGCTGCAGGGATTCCTAGCGCAAATCAGGGCacctttgcatttaaaaaaccaaagccaaatCGTAATTTTGAGAGCGTGCTGGTGCAAAAGCCTCAGTTACGGTGTTGGGATCCTTGTGTATTTTATCATACTGAATGTTGGACTCCTGTATACAGTATGATAAGCTCTGAGCAAGAGGCACCAAAAGCAAGTCAGCTCATAGCAGAAATGATGCTGAAGTCTCCGGTATCATAAGAAGCTAAAGgataatgttatttaaatgaGAAGCAACCTTCAAATCACAAGCAATATTAAAGTGGAActggactttaaaaaaaaaagtaatttcaaaatttggcatgtctggaaatatttttgtattttcttagtCCTGAGAGGTGCGTAGCTCTTAAAATACACTCATTGGCTAAAACGTTGAGGTGCTTAGGATCAGCTGGAAGCTCTGAAACTATCAGCTTGAGGTCAAAGCAGTTTGACTAGAGTACaattattatttcctcttaCCCTGCAAACAACAGAATTTACCAGAGCACTTTGTCATCAGCACTCATACTGTCACCGGCCAGGCAGACCCAACTCTTGATCTCTGACCAATGCGGCAAGATGGCAGCAAGAGCTGCAGGGGCTCGAGCACCCACCCGCACCCCCCGACACGTCCGTGGCCCTGGCTACGTCCCCACCTGGGGAACAAGGGCTCCTTTATCGCTCGTGCCAGCACACAGCTCTcgccccagctcctcctcgaACCGATGCGGAGCATCTGACACCGTTTTCGCCCCGTGTGCTTCTCTCTGCATTGTTTGACCCATTTCTTTGGACAAATCTCCCCATTGAGCATCCGAGGGAGCTGGGAGTGTGGATCAGATAAGGAACAGCTGTACTGGGAAACAGGGCTCCCCATTCAGCCGGTGGGGCAGGACGGGCTGGGGAGCGTCCCGCTCCCTCCCCATCCGGGAGCTGCAGCACAACAGGTTGGAGAGTCGACAGGCAGCTTTCTCTGCCAGGTTTcaacagcaaggaaaacatttcctgcAACAGCCACCCCTGTGATCGTCGTGGCGTGAAACCCTTCCCCTGCGCGCACGCGGCGTTTGCTCCGGTATTTCTCGATGCACCCTCAGGCTCCTTTGCAAAGAGCAACGGGGGATTTATCGCACTCTCTCTCCTGAGACGCCAGCTCGGCACCCTGGGCAGACCACTCTGCTCCCCCGGACCCTGCAGGTCCACCTCCTCCAACACCAGGCACCCTGTCTCCCAGGGTGCGGGTGCTGCAGCCAAAAATGGAGGGGCCCGAGGAAGTGCTGTCAGAGAGgcttcccagccccagccggACGGACCGGTCCCATCTGAGCATCTCTCCGCAAGCCCATCGCTCACTGAGGACCCAGCTCCCCCCGGACCCCGCCACACTCTGCCTCAGCCACTTTATGGCAGCAAGTTCCTAAGttaatttttcactgtgtaaaaataataaatagggTTTTGGCTAGGTTAGGAAGTATTCTCACTATTTATAAATAGCTGGGTGGTGCTCAGGAAACTAGTGAGGGATGAGACAGAAGGGAAACATGACTCTCCCTCACTTCTGAAATCCCACCCATGACGGCGTGAGTCACGGGAACGGCGTAGAGTCGCCCAGGGAAAGCGAGGTCTCACCTTTGGTGTGCTCCTCCGTGGGGGTCACCCCCAGCTTCTTGAAGTAATCATCTGTTTCGGGGTCCACCACCAGGAGCCTGGCTTCGTTCTCCCTGGCCTTAATGTGGGACACCACCTCCGAGTGCCGCAGGCCTTCCACGTTTATGCCGTTCACCTGCAAAGCGACAGCATCAGAACCCCAGTCTGTGCCCCCTGCAGCAGAGACACTGGTCCCGGACCCCCAGAGCAGCCTCCTAAGGGAtgggattttccttttttaatttctatttggATGATAGGAAGGCTAcaggctttttccttccccctcgCAGGCCAGCCACAGCCTCCTACCACCCCCCCAGTGCCTCTGCCGGAGCATCCTTCGTGTTACCCCACACCTCCGCCTCTGCCCGCATCCCAAACACACCCATCGGGAGCCACAGCCCCCCGACTCCGCCATCACCTCACCCACCCAGGTCCTGCCGAAACGCTCTGGCTGCCCTCTTTAGTGATTTCAAACCCAGCCTTCACCTCGGATGTGCCCCAGGTATCTCAGGCTGCCTACGGGGTGCAACCATGTGCACGGGCAGCGGGCTGGGTGCTGCCGGCgtgtcctgctccccaggcGGCATCACCACGCCATCGTTCATCCCTCCgtgacagaaaaatgcatttcccgTGTCCCCCGTCAGGCGAGTCCCCGTGCCTGCTGCATGGATTCATTGCTCCCTTCCCTGCGTGCGAGCCAGGACCTACCAGGGAACGCGATCCTCTGCTCCCAATTGTTCCCCGCAGGGAGGGGACAATTGTGATTTTGAGGCATTGTTGGGGGGGAATGAATCACCCTTTGTCCCGCAGGGGAAGGTCTCCGCACCGCCCGGCCCCTCGCTGCTGGACCGGTTTTGTGCGATGAACTCTTTGCAAGGCTCCAGCCCGTCTCTGGCAAAGCTCAACCCACCCTTCGCCGCCCGTTCTGCCTTTGGCATCCGAAGGCGCCTGCATGCGGCATGGCAGAGCGATCTGCTAATTCAGCTTGGAcggagaaggggagagagcgCTGGTGGTACAGAGATCACCGGGAATGGAGTAACCTCCTCCTCTTAAAAATAGCTACTCCGTTACtacagctttctgaaacaaatcaAAGACTTCAGAAATCTGTCCAGCACAGAAAGGCCTTCATTAGGAGAAGCGGAcagcaggttttgtttgtttttctaagccACACACAACGTTATAACTGCATGCTTTGGATGCACACgcctgctctcctgcagggCCACGGCTCTCCAGGATCACCAGCATcaacacatttttattcctcctcctcctcctgcagacaGACAACTGCCTTCTCCTGCACTGGACCCTGAAGCACACCAATGCCAGAGTCAGGGACCGAGCCTGGGAGCGAGGGTAACCCCGTCCCggcagctccccggggagctGAGCGTCGGCCCGGCAGCTCCCAAGACGTTGCAGCCCATCCCAGGGAAGCGGGACAGCCATGGACCCTCTCGCTGCAAAGTCATGGCTGCTCGTCCCCGCTGCAAAGGGACGAGGCAGGCGAACGCCGCAGAGCCTGAGCTGGGCTGGCTCCACAAACTTTGGATTCCCCTTTGCATTTTGGATGCCTGAACACAAAACCTGGGGCAGAAGCAGGTCCTGAGGGCCAGGATATGGCTGCAAGGGCTGGGATGGAAAGGGAACCCTGTCCCCAGGCTTTGCACCTCACTGGCAACCTCAGCTGCTGCCTTGTAACCCCGCTCCATCCCCGGCAGCACCCTGTCACCTCTCCCGGTCACCCCGATTCACCCCTGGTTGAGCTCGGCCGGGCAGCACGGGGctgccctccccctgccccagcacaccCAGCCTGCCCAGCgcagcagggccggggggcATCAAATATTTATCGAAGCCCCAAAGAGCGGGGACGGAGGGGCTCGGGTTTCCGAGCTCGCCAGCTCACCCTTTGCCGCTTTGTGTGTGCCAGGCACTCTGCCAAGCACCgataaataaataacacaaCCCCTCGCCGTGACACCgcgctgctgggagctgctgccgccAGCACCCCGctcctggccccagccccacgctgctCCCGGCATTAAACTTTCAGGTGCTGGGAAGAGGCACAGCTCCCGCCGGCTGGGGAACAATTATTCACGGGGCTAGAAAGCAGGCGAGTGCTTTGGTCTTAGCGTTCCCCCAACTTGCTCGGCTCCGCAGGGTGCGAGTGTTTTCTTCCAGGAGTGCAAAACCCTTTCCCACTCCAGAGCCAGCGGCAAGGGCCACGGCTTGGTCCCCGcaggagggttttggggttcaCCCTCCTGGGGAAGGGCCACGCGTGACTCCGAGCAGGGGACGTCCTCGTGCTCCCGCAGTGCAGAAGCGAAAGGGGAGATGGCTGCCGTGCCTCGAGCACCGGCTGCCAGATCGAGCCCTGCCCGTCCCTCTGCCCATGCGCTGCTCAAGCCGGGCGCAGGCACCTCTGGATGGGGAAACCTCGTTcttcaggaaaaacacaagACAAACAAGCCGAAGGGAGGGCGATTCCCAGACACATCAAAACTTGTGTTGTCCAGCACTCGGTGACCAGGAAGATGCTTCCAAGAGGAATTTTCCCCCGATCTTTCACAATTTCATGTCTTAAAATCTCTGCaaagctttttcccctctttttccaAACACCTGCCTGGCAGTGCGTCAGCTCGGCCGGGCGGCACCGACCCGTCCCTGTGCCTATGGCAGGACGCCAGACCAGAgggtggctgggtggggggTCACCCCCCCCGCGCTGGCGGTGGGACGGGTCCCACGTGTCCCCACACCCCTTTTGCTGCAGAGGGCAGAGCCAGCTCCAGCACCGCGCGGCATCAGGCAATGCCACCAAGCACAGGGCTCGCTGTGCTACGGCGGGGGGGGAGACGGGCACCCATCAAGCACCTCATCCGTCCACAGGATCCCACTGCCACCCCCGAGGCACCCGGATGGGCACAGGGCCAGCACTTGGCCTGCTCCGACCCTCTGTGCCGGCCAGAGCCAGCGGCAGCACCTAGATTTGAGGGCTCGCGAGTGCCCGCTTTGAATGAGCTGCCACAAAACCACTGCCTAAGCACCCACATTGGGCTTACGGCTCCGTATTACAGAGGAACACGGGGGGGATGTGATGGAAGAGGTGACGGGACGGGGGTTTGTTTCAGCTTCAGGCTTCCTGAGGGTCCCATCACGTCTGCTGACCCTCTCCCCACCTGCTAGAGGGGGACAGGACCCGGCCgctcctgccaggctgggcaggATCGAACGTCCCTGCGCGGCACGTGCTGAGGAAACCCCAAAAGGCTTCCCAGGAAGGGAGGTGCTGAACCCCCACACTGTTACCTCCACCAGCCGGTCCTGGGGCCGCAGCCCCGCTCTGGAGGCCGGTGAGTCGGGGTCGACCGAGCGGATGAACTGCCCTGGCCGGGACTTCTCGCTGTGCAGGTTGAAGCCGTAGCCGTTGGGGCCTTTCTTCAGGTGGCAGAGACGCGGGCACAGCTCCTTCTGTCCGTTTAAATCCTGATTAACAgaggaggggttggggggagacaaaacatttaatttatagGTTCGGTTTTGCTCTAAAGCAGATGCAATCATAAATAAAGCTACCAAGGAAGCACCATATCTGCACCCCGTCCTCCCGTTCCCCTGAACAGGGACAGGTTAACAAATGAATTTCCTCTCATTGAGTCTATTTTAGAAAATCAATTGTCCGAAACCATtccagaaaaaattaaaacaaaacaaaaaatgcatttccttcaCCAGAAGCAGCCCAGATAAAGCCCGCCCATACACCAAGGCTCCCCCAGCAGCGGCCGAGCCCCAGTGccgcagccctgggcagggaagAACCAAACCAGAGACACTGGATTAACCT
Above is a genomic segment from Ciconia boyciana chromosome 13, ASM3463844v1, whole genome shotgun sequence containing:
- the NHERF2 gene encoding Na(+)/H(+) exchange regulatory cofactor NHE-RF2; protein product: MAKDQLKPRLCRMLKGESGYGFHLHGEKGKSGQFIRKVEPGSPAEAAGLRAGDRVVEVNGLNVEQETHHQVVQRIKAVETETRLLVVDKETDEYLCSLRLTCTEEMVHSGILLNSSVSPTKSAGSDNGEVWKPQLDLSGGSLQRHSHSFSSHGSRKDLNGQKELCPRLCHLKKGPNGYGFNLHSEKSRPGQFIRSVDPDSPASRAGLRPQDRLVEVNGINVEGLRHSEVVSHIKARENEARLLVVDPETDDYFKKLGVTPTEEHTKGVVPQPMTNGSAQTQLNGGSTSSSHSDLQSPGKESEDGDAEKKDPFEESGLTLSPTAAEAKEKVRAKRVKKRAPQMDWNKKREIFSNF